A section of the Burkholderiales bacterium genome encodes:
- a CDS encoding DsbC family protein, giving the protein MKTTDARLALRALAAKATLAAALTTCLSVTALAQPSQPPTTPELTSLVGRLQALYPSTRFGEIRPTPWPGVFEVAMGANLAYVDASGQYFLFGHLYDMKAQRDLTAERKDTLARIDFNALPLADAIKDVRGRGSRALAIFSDPDCPHCRRLEAELKGLSDVTIHTFLMPIASLHPQARAKAIAVWCAKDRLGAWQALMTRDQVPPSADCAHPVDRNVALAERLGVTGTPTLVAADGRVLPGAASADQINAWLSRSTTSAEGPAPGNPAAQATGKAP; this is encoded by the coding sequence ATGAAGACGACTGACGCGCGCCTCGCCCTGCGCGCTCTCGCTGCCAAGGCCACGTTGGCCGCGGCGCTGACCACCTGCCTGAGCGTCACGGCACTTGCGCAGCCCAGCCAACCGCCAACCACGCCCGAGCTGACCAGCCTCGTCGGGCGCCTGCAGGCGCTCTACCCCTCGACCCGCTTCGGCGAGATCCGTCCGACGCCGTGGCCGGGCGTCTTCGAAGTGGCGATGGGCGCCAACCTCGCCTACGTGGACGCGAGCGGCCAGTACTTCCTCTTCGGCCACCTGTACGACATGAAAGCGCAGCGCGACCTCACCGCCGAGCGAAAGGACACGCTGGCGCGCATCGACTTCAACGCGCTGCCGCTGGCCGATGCGATCAAGGACGTGCGCGGCCGCGGTTCCCGTGCGCTCGCCATCTTCAGCGATCCGGACTGCCCGCACTGCCGCCGGCTGGAAGCCGAGCTGAAGGGCCTGTCCGACGTGACGATCCACACCTTCCTGATGCCGATCGCCTCGTTGCACCCGCAGGCGCGCGCGAAGGCGATCGCCGTCTGGTGCGCGAAGGATCGCCTCGGCGCCTGGCAGGCGCTGATGACTCGCGACCAGGTGCCGCCCAGCGCGGACTGCGCGCACCCGGTCGATCGCAACGTCGCGCTGGCCGAGCGCCTCGGCGTGACCGGCACGCCGACGCTGGTCGCCGCCGACGGTCGCGTGCTGCCTGGCGCCGCGAGCGCCGACCAGATCAACGCCTGGCTGTCGCGCTCGACCACGAGCGCCGAGGGCCCCGCGCCGGGCAACCCCGCGGCTCAGGCGACGGGCAAGGCGCCATGA
- the traV gene encoding type IV conjugative transfer system lipoprotein TraV, with the protein MTDLRRTVALLVGATATLLGGCASTMSGLGGEGSYACKAPVGSQCTSVSGVYANSIHGQPPASALPKPAKGPASTAPVATTASASIAAPTLGAPQTALRSQPRVLRLWIAPWEDADGDLHEASVVHVLVDTGRWLIERVLPANRQRVDAVRPPIPSTAPASGAPSASEPASSTETAPDRFAPRTGLLPGNGTTQEP; encoded by the coding sequence ATGACGGACCTGCGACGGACCGTCGCCCTCCTCGTCGGCGCGACGGCCACGCTGTTGGGCGGCTGTGCGTCCACCATGAGCGGCCTCGGCGGCGAGGGCAGCTACGCCTGCAAGGCCCCGGTCGGTTCGCAGTGCACCTCGGTCTCGGGCGTGTACGCGAACTCGATCCATGGCCAGCCGCCCGCCTCCGCGCTGCCGAAGCCCGCCAAGGGACCCGCCAGCACGGCGCCCGTCGCGACGACCGCGTCGGCATCGATCGCTGCTCCCACGCTTGGCGCACCGCAAACGGCTCTGCGCTCACAGCCACGGGTGCTGCGCCTGTGGATCGCGCCTTGGGAGGACGCCGACGGCGACCTGCACGAGGCCTCGGTGGTGCACGTGCTGGTGGACACGGGCCGCTGGCTGATCGAACGCGTCCTCCCCGCGAATCGACAGCGCGTCGATGCCGTGCGGCCTCCGATCCCGTCCACGGCACCTGCATCCGGCGCGCCATCGGCGAGCGAGCCCGCGTCGTCCACCGAGACAGCTCCCGATCGCTTTGCCCCGCGCACGGGACTGCTGCCCGGCAATGGCACGACCCAGGAGCCCTGA